In Juglans regia cultivar Chandler chromosome 13, Walnut 2.0, whole genome shotgun sequence, the DNA window tatgttaatcatgatagaaaatctcacaaactaatttgtttgattaatgGAGGTTATGATGATGATCAAGAGCTCTTTATATAAGGTTGATCATCAAGGAATAATTACTTTTAGGCTGTTCAACTTCCTAACAAATTTAACAAGTTTCATGATCATGAACCAATTGGTTATAAACCTAAGAAGGCATCATAGGTTGAGAAAATCAATGACGTACGGAATGAGAGTGAATGATGTAACTTAAATAAGCCTAAATTAAGccttaaattttttgaaaacgaATGTGATCATGATGTCactcaataaattaatattcatgCTTTGAGAATTTTGTCAACAacgagcaatgctaggtaccgTCCCTATTTTGGAGACTGTAATGTAAGTATagattattttaactttaaaattttttaaaattacaaaattatccctcctaaaatgatattttctctcatttaataatgtgtctGTATATGCAGTCTCACTTGagaactgcaaatagaatttctctttaatttaacatataattgaagagtaatgatacaactataattttttttaataattattttacaaacgTATCTCCTCACTAGCTAATTGATGTGCAGAGAATTCCTTAGAATTGAAACTGGTCCGGTCTCGGTTTTATGTTTTCTAGGACTGGACTAGACCGGttcgcatatttatatattcttaatattatatgtaattcttataaattataattatatatgaaataatgttatattataatttataacataaaatcttaattttaaatatgaatatttatttgatcatatgttttaaatataaaatatatattaattacattttatagcTTAATaagttctcaacatattcattttgataaatatattagtaatactaatatatattaatatattaattactatattattactaacatatagtaatagtactacaccaatagtattactatatactaataggattagtgtattactaatatttatatatattaatatatatatatatatataagtataagagattagatatttaatatatataaaaaactgaAAACCAGACCGAATGGACTGGAACTGGTAAAATTAGAAGTACCGGACTGGAActaataaaattgaaagtattGGTTTAAGAAGGTAACCGGTGCGGTATCGAttgatgtatgtatatatgttgaattAATTGCATGAACTTATGTACATCAGTGTTTTTAGGTGCATCCctccatttattattttaagtttctttctttttactttttctctcaGAATTAAAGTGCAAAAGGAAGAGGCTTTAGATTTGATTCGGGTCCACTGGTCAAATCTCCTCGATCGAGTAAGAGGGTCTGCTTAATTTGGTGCTCTTCCTGAATGTTATGCGCAACACACGCAAAACATGCATAGTAATGATGAAGCAGCCCGAATATCTCAAACTGATATTTGTTAAAGCAAAGAACAAATGCGATCCCGTAATTTACACACAAGTATATATTTACATGAATTAAAGCTAGCTCGTATATTTATTACCACATTAACTCTGAGTCCATGCTTAATTTGCCGCCATTACTTGATCTGCACCCATGAACTGGCTCCGAAACGATCCCTTCTCGCAATCTTCATCAAGTTTTGACGAAGATATCATGATAAAGAAACTCCACCTTGCCCATGAACCCGATGGTCGTCGTCTTGATTCTGAGCTATTGCTTCGTGTAACGGAGCACATCCTGCTATATGCTGCTAGTGCTACCTCAGAAGCACCAGCAACCCCTGTGGTCGGTAACATTGGGATCTCCCTTTgtaatgaattatatataaagcagTACTTTCGATTAACAGTTTTAGCAAAATTTTTCATTGATGCTGCTTTCGTTGGATGTAAGGTCTCTGAAGTAACGTGTCAAATTATAAGAATTCAGTGTCTTTTGTCCTCGTGTTTGTGAAACGATCCATCAAGTCAATGAATATGTCGAGACTGCATTTTGTTGAGTTTTGGGTCCTAATGCAGCTCTACACTTGTTTATTCGATTGCAAACGTTTCTTCCAGGTTTCTGATTTACATTTTGATGCTATTGGAAAGTATACTGAAGACAACGCTGAAGCATTTAGTTCCCAAGAACCACTTGGACTGGTCATTTACAAGGTTTCAAGCCaggcaatctctctctctctctctctctctctctctctctcatgtgcaGATACGCACACATACATAATATAATACATTTGTTGTAATGCAGATACTCTGCAAGTGTTCTGGTGAAGATGATCTACACACGAGGACGatgtttttgtttgattttctaGGGAAGTATAAATGGGATGTGAAAATGGTTCTAGTACTCACAGCATTTGCGACAAGTTATGGGAAATTTTGGCTCCTAATGCAGCTCGATCCTCGAGATCCTTTGGCTGTATCAGTTGGAATGCTTAAGCAGTTGCCTAAAGATTTCAGCAAATTGAAGCCTCGATTCAAGGCACTGAGCCTGTTGATCAAGACAATGGTGGATGTGACAAAGTGTATCATCAAGTTTGAAGGCTTGCCTCTTTCACATGTAGATCTGGATAAGGAAATTTGTATCACCAAGGCTTGCATTCCTGAAGCTGCTTATTGGGTTGCTCGAAGTGTCTTTACATGCGCTTCTCAAATCACAGATTTCATAGCCATTCAAACTGAGCAAGTGCATGTTCTTTCTCTTCAATTGGCCTCCACATatcctgatttttttttctctgcttCGTTTTTTATACCTTATTATGAGGAATATTTGAAACATAGCTTACTATATTTGACATAATTGATCATTTTGGTTAGAATTGAGACTGTTCACAAAatcatttgaaataaaatggcTGAACTCTCTGTAGTACAGGTGGTATTCAGATTCAACAATAATTGCAACATGGGAGCTCTCAAGTTTGGTTTTTAGGTTAAGCAGGATATGCAGCCGCCTGAGTCAGCAGGTAGATCAGTGCCATAAACAAACAGGTAACTACTTAGATTCTTTAAAACTATTTTGAAGCCTTATGCTTGTTCTTTGAGTGTAGGTTGTCTATTTCCATAATGATGCTTAATTCCAAATTTGCAGAAACAAAGATATGGCAGAAACTGTCGAATCTCTTTCAGCAGACCCCCTTGGACAATCAGGAGGGGCTCAGTATGTTATGTGCTTTGACGGATGATCTGCCACTTAAGTATTGTCCCTCACAGGAAAAGGTCTTATTCTCTCCAGCAGCTGTTTCGAATCAGAAAAAAGATTGTCATGCTGTCCAAAAATGCTActggaatattatatattgcgTCTGGCTAAAGTAATGAATGTTAAAAAGCATATCTTCTCAAAAGAAATGTTGAGAAGTGATCCCATTTATCATAGATAGCTATGTTTGTTAGTTTATACGTAAGTTTATATATGTACTTTTCCTCTGAAATTGCCAGTTCCTTTCTGTTCTATGACAGTTTGGTGTGTCTGAAATGAAGAACAAGGTAGTTATGCTCTTGATCACAAAGCCAGAGCTCCTCCCAATGGAGGAATTACTTCTGCTGGTTCAGCAAACATCAGATCACCCTCTCAACAAGAATTACAAGGGAAGTTATGAGATTATATGGTTTCCCATTACATGTTCTGAGGCATGGACTGATGCAGAGGTGGGAAGTTTTAACTTCTTCTCAAACTCTTTGCCATGGTACACAATTCGGCAGCCATGGTTACTCAGCTCAGCAGTGgtaaactatataaaaaaaacatggaaATATGCGGGTGAGCCGCTCATGGTAGTGTTGGATTCAAAAGGGATTGTCACTAACTTAAACGCAATTGACATGATTATGATCTGGGGAGCCCGGGCATATCCCTTTTCAGCTTCAAGAGAAGAAGAGCTCTGGAAAGAGGAGCAATGGACATTGCAACTTGTGGTTGACCATATTGATCCCCAACTCGCTTACTGGGTATGAGCTTGACTCAATGAAGCATCATAATTTGCTGTTGTCATTACAAATACCACATTTAGTTAGACTCCTTGTACTTAAGCACATAA includes these proteins:
- the LOC108991694 gene encoding protein SIEVE ELEMENT OCCLUSION C isoform X1 encodes the protein MNWLRNDPFSQSSSSFDEDIMIKKLHLAHEPDGRRLDSELLLRVTEHILLYAASATSEAPATPVVSDLHFDAIGKYTEDNAEAFSSQEPLGLVIYKVSSQILCKCSGEDDLHTRTMFLFDFLGKYKWDVKMVLVLTAFATSYGKFWLLMQLDPRDPLAVSVGMLKQLPKDFSKLKPRFKALSLLIKTMVDVTKCIIKFEGLPLSHVDLDKEICITKACIPEAAYWVARSVFTCASQITDFIAIQTEQYRWYSDSTIIATWELSSLVFRLSRICSRLSQQVDQCHKQTETKIWQKLSNLFQQTPLDNQEGLSMLCALTDDLPLKYCPSQEKFGVSEMKNKVVMLLITKPELLPMEELLLLVQQTSDHPLNKNYKGSYEIIWFPITCSEAWTDAEVGSFNFFSNSLPWYTIRQPWLLSSAVVNYIKKTWKYAGEPLMVVLDSKGIVTNLNAIDMIMIWGARAYPFSASREEELWKEEQWTLQLVVDHIDPQLAYWVEEGKNLCIYGSDSQEWIQEFNSKMRGIKSEGFQLEMVYVGKRNMDENVRNTLASIAEENLNGSLSFTKVQFFWLRLESMRKSKLRLGKTANTDHILEEVSALLDFSDKGWAVMGKGSSTDTVKLQGKDHPMQCSTLFSQGGENVTKMGFLDAIKSAFEPSPLPGYCSHTSVIPYAEGLIEETAICQKCKRPMKKFVVYE
- the LOC108991694 gene encoding protein SIEVE ELEMENT OCCLUSION C isoform X2, with the protein product MNWLRNDPFSQSSSSFDEDIMIKKLHLAHEPDGRRLDSELLLRVTEHILLYAASATSEAPATPVVSDLHFDAIGKYTEDNAEAFSSQEPLGLVIYKILCKCSGEDDLHTRTMFLFDFLGKYKWDVKMVLVLTAFATSYGKFWLLMQLDPRDPLAVSVGMLKQLPKDFSKLKPRFKALSLLIKTMVDVTKCIIKFEGLPLSHVDLDKEICITKACIPEAAYWVARSVFTCASQITDFIAIQTEQYRWYSDSTIIATWELSSLVFRLSRICSRLSQQVDQCHKQTETKIWQKLSNLFQQTPLDNQEGLSMLCALTDDLPLKYCPSQEKFGVSEMKNKVVMLLITKPELLPMEELLLLVQQTSDHPLNKNYKGSYEIIWFPITCSEAWTDAEVGSFNFFSNSLPWYTIRQPWLLSSAVVNYIKKTWKYAGEPLMVVLDSKGIVTNLNAIDMIMIWGARAYPFSASREEELWKEEQWTLQLVVDHIDPQLAYWVEEGKNLCIYGSDSQEWIQEFNSKMRGIKSEGFQLEMVYVGKRNMDENVRNTLASIAEENLNGSLSFTKVQFFWLRLESMRKSKLRLGKTANTDHILEEVSALLDFSDKGWAVMGKGSSTDTVKLQGKDHPMQCSTLFSQGGENVTKMGFLDAIKSAFEPSPLPGYCSHTSVIPYAEGLIEETAICQKCKRPMKKFVVYE